Proteins encoded by one window of Hyphomicrobium nitrativorans NL23:
- the alr gene encoding alanine racemase encodes MTAPPDLPPGATGVITVDLDAIADNWRALGALVTPAECGAVVKADAYGLGAIKVVPALARAGCRTFFIATPDEAEAARRFAPDARLFALDGLLPGAASVFSANDIAPVLTSLEELAVWSAEATRTGKRLPAGLQIDSGLNRLGLSEDDVRTLASAPARLDGIDLRLVMSHLACADDPAHPHNETQRSNFDRLRTLLPPTPASLAASDGLMLGARFHYDLVRPGYALYGGQAFQGGPTPVRPAVTVEARVLQVRTLSPGDPVGYSATWRAARPTRLAVISAGYADGIARALSASTEREGGVIAIHGEAAPIVGRVSMDLITADVTDIAAAIAPGDLATLVGPGLTVEAMGQAGGTIGYEVLTRLGTRFARHYVGGGG; translated from the coding sequence ATGACCGCACCACCCGATCTCCCGCCCGGCGCGACCGGCGTCATCACCGTCGACCTCGACGCGATCGCCGACAACTGGCGCGCGCTCGGCGCGCTCGTGACGCCTGCCGAATGCGGCGCCGTGGTCAAAGCCGACGCGTATGGCCTTGGCGCCATCAAGGTGGTCCCCGCGCTCGCCCGCGCCGGGTGCCGCACATTTTTCATCGCCACTCCCGACGAAGCAGAAGCCGCGCGCCGCTTCGCCCCGGACGCGCGCCTGTTCGCGCTCGACGGCCTGCTTCCCGGAGCGGCGTCCGTTTTCAGCGCCAACGATATCGCACCCGTTCTGACCAGCCTCGAAGAACTGGCCGTGTGGTCCGCCGAAGCCACGCGCACCGGAAAGCGCTTGCCAGCCGGGCTCCAGATCGACAGCGGGCTTAACCGGCTGGGCCTCTCGGAAGACGACGTGCGCACGCTCGCCAGCGCCCCCGCACGCCTCGACGGCATCGACCTCCGCCTCGTCATGAGCCACCTGGCCTGCGCCGACGATCCCGCCCACCCGCACAACGAAACCCAGCGGTCCAACTTCGACCGCCTGCGCACGCTTCTTCCGCCAACGCCCGCAAGCCTCGCCGCGTCCGACGGGCTGATGCTCGGCGCGCGCTTCCATTACGACCTCGTGCGCCCCGGCTACGCGCTCTATGGCGGCCAGGCCTTCCAAGGCGGTCCGACGCCCGTTCGGCCCGCCGTGACCGTGGAAGCGCGCGTACTTCAGGTGCGCACGCTCTCGCCCGGAGATCCGGTCGGCTACTCGGCCACGTGGCGCGCCGCACGTCCGACGCGGCTTGCGGTCATCTCGGCGGGGTATGCGGACGGCATCGCGCGGGCGTTGAGCGCAAGCACGGAGCGCGAAGGCGGCGTCATCGCGATCCACGGCGAGGCAGCCCCCATCGTCGGGCGCGTCTCCATGGATCTCATCACCGCCGACGTGACGGACATCGCAGCGGCCATCGCCCCCGGCGATCTCGCCACCCTCGTCGGCCCCGGCCTCACCGTCGAAGCCATGGGACAGGCTGGCGGAACCATCGGTTACGAGGTGCTCACGCGTCTCGGCACGCGCTTCGCGCGGCATTACGTGGGCGGAGGCGGCTAA
- the radA gene encoding DNA repair protein RadA: MAKGKPAKSQFVCQTCGTVAARWAGKCAACGDWNSIVEEAIAAAPPGSGMAGASKGKALVLESLSGAPEEAPRFLTGMAELDRVTGGGLVPGSVLLIAGEPGIGKSTLLLQLTAALASAGRRALYFSGEEASAQVRLRAQRLGLADAPVALAAETSLSNILATLHNERAADLVVIDSIQTLWSDALEAAPGSVSQVRASTQSLVRYAKQAGVALLLVGHVTKEGQIAGPKAVEHVVDTVLSFEGDRGHSYRILRATKNRFGATDEIGVFEMAGSGLREVANPSELFLGERDSSAPGTAVFAGMEGTRPILVEIQALVAPSGLGTPRRAVVGWEQSRLAMLIAVLEARCGVSFANHDVYLNVAGGLRIVEPAADLAAAAALIGSLAGRALDPKEIHFGEISLSGAVRAAPHTAARLKEAAKLGFTSAVMPAAGEAPAKVARFKLRRIPHLKALAEDLSTCD; encoded by the coding sequence ATGGCCAAAGGCAAACCTGCCAAATCCCAATTCGTCTGCCAGACCTGCGGCACCGTCGCCGCGCGCTGGGCGGGCAAATGCGCGGCCTGCGGCGACTGGAACTCTATCGTCGAGGAAGCTATTGCCGCTGCTCCGCCCGGTTCCGGCATGGCGGGCGCCAGCAAAGGCAAGGCTCTTGTGCTCGAAAGCCTGTCCGGCGCGCCGGAGGAAGCCCCGCGCTTCCTCACCGGCATGGCCGAGCTGGATCGCGTCACGGGCGGCGGCCTCGTGCCCGGCTCCGTGTTGCTGATCGCAGGCGAGCCCGGCATCGGAAAATCGACGCTGCTTCTCCAGCTCACCGCCGCGTTGGCCAGCGCCGGCCGCCGCGCGCTCTATTTCTCGGGCGAGGAAGCCTCGGCCCAAGTGCGCCTGCGCGCGCAGCGGCTCGGCCTCGCGGACGCGCCCGTCGCGCTTGCCGCCGAAACGAGCCTCTCGAATATTCTCGCGACGCTCCACAACGAGCGCGCCGCCGATCTCGTCGTGATCGATTCCATCCAGACGCTCTGGTCCGACGCCCTCGAAGCCGCTCCCGGCTCGGTGAGCCAGGTTCGCGCCTCCACCCAATCGCTCGTGCGCTACGCCAAGCAGGCGGGCGTGGCGCTCCTTCTCGTCGGCCACGTGACGAAGGAAGGACAGATCGCGGGGCCGAAGGCCGTGGAGCACGTCGTCGATACGGTCCTCTCCTTCGAGGGCGACCGCGGCCACAGTTATCGCATCCTCCGCGCCACCAAGAACCGCTTCGGCGCGACGGATGAGATCGGCGTCTTCGAAATGGCGGGCTCAGGTTTGCGGGAAGTCGCGAACCCGTCGGAGCTGTTCCTGGGCGAGCGCGATTCGAGTGCGCCCGGCACCGCTGTGTTCGCCGGTATGGAGGGCACGCGCCCGATCCTGGTCGAGATCCAGGCCCTCGTCGCACCCTCGGGCCTCGGCACGCCGCGCCGCGCGGTCGTGGGATGGGAACAGAGCCGGCTCGCCATGCTGATCGCGGTGCTCGAAGCGCGCTGCGGCGTGTCCTTCGCCAACCACGACGTTTATCTCAACGTCGCAGGCGGGCTCAGGATCGTCGAGCCCGCCGCCGACCTTGCAGCCGCCGCCGCCTTGATCGGCTCGCTGGCGGGGCGCGCCCTCGATCCGAAAGAGATCCATTTCGGCGAAATCTCGCTCTCCGGCGCCGTGCGCGCAGCCCCCCACACGGCCGCGCGCCTCAAGGAAGCCGCCAAACTCGGCTTTACCAGCGCCGTCATGCCCGCAGCCGGTGAAGCCCCAGCCAAAGTCGCCCGCTTCAAACTGCGGCGCATTCCCCACCTCAAGGCGCTTGCAGAGGACCTCTCCACATGCGACTGA
- a CDS encoding CvpA family protein: MIGPLTYLDAALIAVCFISALLAMYRGLTRELLSILSWIAAAGATLYFVLSHKQIAEDMAAQMGTQVAVAQIAIGAIIFLIVLIVVHLITARISDAILDSSVGMVDRILGFLFGLARGFLLVVIPYMFYASFVPDEQNHLPWVRDAISTPYIKGTGNSIRAALETYMPTSLPQAQPEQAQPEPTGEPEISEP, translated from the coding sequence ATGATCGGGCCGCTCACCTATCTCGACGCCGCGTTGATCGCGGTCTGCTTCATCTCAGCGCTCCTGGCCATGTACCGGGGCCTGACGCGCGAGCTCCTGTCCATCCTGTCGTGGATCGCTGCTGCCGGCGCGACGCTCTATTTCGTGCTGAGCCATAAGCAGATCGCGGAAGACATGGCCGCCCAGATGGGCACCCAGGTAGCGGTCGCCCAGATCGCCATCGGCGCTATTATCTTCCTGATTGTGCTGATCGTCGTGCACTTGATCACGGCGCGCATCTCGGATGCCATCCTCGACAGCAGCGTCGGCATGGTGGACCGCATCCTGGGCTTCCTGTTCGGCCTCGCGCGCGGTTTCCTGCTGGTTGTTATTCCCTATATGTTCTACGCGTCGTTCGTGCCCGACGAGCAGAATCACCTGCCCTGGGTGCGGGATGCGATCTCGACCCCCTACATCAAGGGGACCGGCAACAGCATCCGCGCAGCCCTCGAAACCTACATGCCGACCTCCCTGCCCCAGGCCCAGCCCGAGCAGGCGCAACCCGAGCCGACTGGCGAGCCTGAAATTTCAGAGCCTTAG
- the purF gene encoding amidophosphoribosyltransferase yields MTHDRAKSGECEPFPDFGLSRMGDDRLREECGVFGVFGHPDAAAITALGLHALQHRGQEAAGIVSYDGKQFHAERHLGLVGDNFNKANVIHRLQGSMAVGHNRYSTTGEPALKNVQPLYADIDTGGIAVAHNGNLTNALTLRRELIGSGAIFPSTSDTEVILHLLSRSKRRGMVERFVEATRQIEGAWSLVSLTNDMLIGARDPVGIRPLVIGKLGEAWVLASETCALDIVGAEYVREVENGEVVVITSAGLESHRPYPPRPARPCIFEYIYFARPDSIIGGRSVYDVRQHMGVELAREAPADVDVIVPIPDSGVPAAIGYARESGLPFELGIIRNHYVGRTFIEPEQQIRALGVKLKHSANAGVIRGKRIVLIDDSVVRGTTSKKIVQLMYEAGAREVHMRISSPPITHSDYYGIDTPSKASLLAANYDIEGMRAFMGADSLAFLSVDGIYRAVGYEGRDAHAPQFTDHCFTGEYPTDLTDQNGQASARQLSLLAEVG; encoded by the coding sequence ATGACGCACGATCGCGCCAAAAGCGGCGAGTGCGAGCCCTTTCCTGATTTCGGCCTCAGCCGGATGGGTGACGACAGACTCCGCGAGGAATGCGGGGTCTTCGGTGTTTTTGGGCATCCGGACGCCGCGGCCATCACCGCGCTCGGGCTGCACGCGCTTCAGCACCGCGGCCAGGAGGCCGCGGGCATCGTCAGCTACGACGGCAAACAGTTCCACGCCGAGCGCCACCTGGGCCTCGTCGGCGACAACTTCAACAAAGCCAACGTCATTCACCGCCTGCAGGGCTCCATGGCGGTCGGCCACAATCGCTATTCGACGACGGGCGAACCCGCTCTCAAGAACGTCCAGCCTCTGTACGCGGACATCGACACCGGCGGCATCGCCGTCGCGCACAACGGCAACCTCACGAACGCGCTGACATTGCGCCGCGAACTGATCGGCTCGGGCGCGATCTTCCCCTCGACGTCCGACACCGAGGTCATTCTCCACCTGCTCTCGCGCTCCAAGCGCCGCGGCATGGTCGAGCGCTTCGTCGAAGCCACCCGCCAGATCGAGGGCGCGTGGTCGCTCGTCTCCCTCACCAACGACATGCTGATCGGCGCGCGCGATCCGGTCGGCATCCGCCCGCTCGTCATCGGCAAGCTGGGTGAGGCCTGGGTGCTCGCCTCCGAGACCTGCGCGCTCGACATCGTCGGCGCGGAATATGTGCGCGAAGTGGAGAACGGCGAAGTCGTCGTGATCACGAGCGCGGGCCTCGAAAGCCACCGGCCCTATCCGCCCCGCCCGGCGCGCCCGTGCATCTTCGAATATATCTACTTCGCCCGCCCCGACAGCATCATCGGCGGCCGCTCCGTCTACGACGTCCGCCAGCATATGGGCGTCGAGCTTGCACGCGAGGCCCCTGCCGATGTCGACGTCATCGTGCCGATCCCCGACTCGGGCGTGCCCGCCGCCATCGGCTACGCGCGCGAATCCGGTCTTCCCTTCGAACTCGGCATCATCCGCAACCACTACGTCGGCCGCACCTTTATCGAGCCCGAGCAGCAGATCCGCGCGCTCGGCGTCAAGCTCAAGCACTCGGCGAACGCGGGCGTGATCCGCGGCAAGCGCATCGTCCTCATCGACGACAGCGTCGTGCGCGGCACCACTTCGAAGAAAATCGTGCAGCTCATGTACGAAGCGGGCGCGCGCGAAGTGCACATGCGCATTTCCTCGCCCCCGATCACGCATTCCGATTATTACGGCATCGACACGCCGAGCAAAGCCTCGCTGCTCGCTGCCAACTACGACATCGAGGGCATGCGCGCCTTCATGGGCGCGGACAGCCTCGCCTTTCTCTCGGTTGACGGCATCTACCGTGCCGTGGGCTACGAAGGCCGCGACGCGCACGCGCCGCAGTTCACCGACCACTGCTTCACCGGCGAATACCCGACCGATCTCACCGACCAGAACGGACAGGCGAGCGCACGCCAGCTCTCGCTCTTGGCCGAGGTGGGATAA
- a CDS encoding SDR family NAD(P)-dependent oxidoreductase, which translates to MPQRQQQRFKDRVALVTGASRGLGRAIALALAREGAHVVVAARSTGALEDLDDEIRAVGGTATIVKLDLRAQEKLDQLGPLIYQRWGKLDILVAAGGILGSLSPLPHVTADAWDAVIDINLSANWRLIRTLDPVLKRSDAARVLMVTAEEAKGDLAYWGPYAVSKAGLEALARTYAAECANTPVRVNLLDPGSMRTGLRVKAFPGENKDLLTDPADVAAFALPLLLPDMKANASLVRFTPNAKPSAEQAASETT; encoded by the coding sequence ATGCCTCAGCGCCAGCAGCAGCGTTTCAAGGATCGCGTCGCCCTCGTCACCGGCGCGTCGCGCGGGCTTGGCCGGGCCATCGCACTCGCGCTCGCTCGTGAAGGCGCACACGTCGTCGTCGCCGCCCGCTCGACGGGCGCACTCGAAGATCTCGACGACGAGATCCGTGCCGTAGGCGGCACCGCGACCATCGTGAAGCTCGATTTGAGGGCGCAGGAGAAACTCGATCAACTCGGCCCCCTCATCTATCAGCGCTGGGGCAAGCTCGATATTCTTGTCGCAGCCGGCGGCATCCTGGGATCGCTCTCGCCGCTTCCGCACGTCACCGCGGATGCCTGGGACGCCGTCATCGACATCAATCTCTCGGCCAACTGGCGCCTGATCCGCACGCTGGATCCCGTGTTGAAGCGGTCGGACGCGGCCCGCGTTCTGATGGTCACGGCGGAGGAAGCGAAAGGCGATCTCGCCTACTGGGGGCCTTATGCGGTGTCGAAAGCGGGCCTCGAAGCGCTCGCACGGACGTACGCCGCCGAGTGCGCCAATACACCCGTGCGCGTCAACCTGCTCGATCCGGGCTCGATGCGGACGGGGCTGCGCGTCAAGGCCTTCCCTGGCGAGAACAAGGATCTGCTGACCGATCCGGCTGACGTCGCGGCCTTCGCGCTCCCGCTGTTGCTCCCCGACATGAAGGCGAATGCCAGCCTCGTCCGCTTCACGCCGAACGCGAAGCCGTCCGCGGAACAGGCCGCGAGCGAAACCACCTGA
- a CDS encoding MBL fold metallo-hydrolase, giving the protein MSFRFTILGCGSSGGVPRIGSMWGKCDPAEPKNRRRRCALLVEKRGPRGTTSVLIDTPPDIREQLLSVRAEAIDAVLFTHDHADHTHGIDDLRMVAYAMKGRVACHADAVTAESLVRRFSYCFETPNGSTYPPILTMDTLAHGAPVRIEGAGGAIEALPIRQFHGDIETLAFRFGGVAYSPDVSALPLDSEPLLTDLDLWIVDALRYSPHPSHFSVKEALSHIERLRAKRAILTHMTGDLDYAALKRELPETVEPAYDGMVIEV; this is encoded by the coding sequence ATGAGCTTCCGGTTCACGATCCTCGGCTGCGGATCCTCGGGCGGCGTGCCGCGTATCGGCTCCATGTGGGGCAAGTGCGATCCCGCCGAACCGAAGAACCGCAGGCGTCGTTGCGCGTTGCTGGTCGAAAAGCGCGGGCCGCGCGGTACCACGAGCGTGCTCATCGACACGCCGCCGGATATTCGCGAGCAGTTGCTCTCGGTGCGCGCCGAGGCGATCGATGCGGTGCTGTTCACGCACGATCACGCCGATCACACGCACGGGATCGACGATCTCCGGATGGTCGCCTACGCCATGAAGGGGCGCGTCGCGTGCCACGCGGATGCGGTGACGGCGGAAAGCCTCGTGCGCCGCTTCAGCTACTGCTTCGAAACGCCGAACGGCTCGACGTATCCCCCAATCCTGACGATGGACACGCTCGCTCATGGCGCGCCCGTTCGCATTGAAGGCGCGGGCGGCGCGATCGAGGCGCTGCCCATCCGCCAGTTCCACGGCGACATCGAAACGCTCGCGTTCCGGTTCGGGGGCGTGGCGTATTCGCCGGATGTGTCCGCGCTGCCGCTCGATTCCGAGCCGCTGCTGACGGATCTCGATCTCTGGATCGTGGACGCGCTGCGCTACTCGCCGCATCCGAGCCACTTCTCCGTCAAGGAGGCGCTGTCGCACATCGAGCGGCTGCGCGCGAAACGGGCGATCCTGACCCACATGACGGGCGACCTCGATTACGCGGCTTTGAAGCGCGAGTTGCCCGAAACCGTCGAGCCCGCCTACGACGGCATGGTGATCGAGGTCTGA
- a CDS encoding TatD family hydrolase → MLVDHHCHLDFPDFAPDLDGVVVRAKAAGVRTMVTISTRIRKFDRVLAVAERFDDVWCSVGTHPHNAHEELDIPTAEIVRLAQHPKVVAIGEAGLDYHYQHSTPGAQAEGFRNHIAAARETGLPLEIHSREADADMLAILKDEHSKGAFSAVLHCYTGGHDLALGAADLGIYVSFSGVISFKKTEALAELARALPLDRLLVETDAPYLAPVPYRGKTNEPAYVVHTAAALARIRGISEAEIAKATTDNFFRLYTKARRPAGVESAST, encoded by the coding sequence ATGCTTGTCGATCATCACTGCCATCTCGATTTTCCCGATTTCGCGCCCGATCTCGACGGCGTGGTGGTGCGCGCCAAGGCGGCGGGCGTCCGCACGATGGTGACCATCTCGACGCGTATCCGCAAGTTCGACCGGGTGCTCGCCGTCGCCGAGCGCTTCGACGACGTCTGGTGCTCGGTCGGCACGCATCCGCACAACGCGCACGAGGAACTCGACATTCCAACCGCCGAGATCGTGCGGCTGGCGCAGCATCCCAAGGTGGTCGCCATCGGCGAAGCGGGGCTCGATTATCACTATCAGCATTCGACGCCCGGCGCGCAGGCGGAAGGCTTCCGCAACCACATCGCCGCCGCGCGCGAGACGGGGTTGCCGCTCGAAATACATAGCCGGGAAGCGGACGCGGACATGCTGGCGATCTTGAAGGACGAGCATTCGAAGGGCGCGTTTTCGGCCGTGCTGCATTGCTACACGGGCGGCCATGACCTTGCGCTCGGCGCGGCGGATTTGGGGATCTACGTCTCGTTCTCGGGCGTGATCAGCTTCAAGAAGACGGAAGCGCTTGCCGAACTCGCACGCGCGTTGCCGCTCGACCGGCTTCTGGTCGAGACGGACGCGCCCTATCTTGCGCCGGTGCCGTATCGGGGCAAGACCAACGAGCCCGCCTACGTCGTGCATACGGCGGCGGCGCTCGCGCGCATCCGCGGGATTTCGGAAGCGGAGATCGCGAAAGCGACGACAGACAACTTCTTCCGCCTCTACACGAAGGCCCGGCGACCGGCCGGCGTCGAGAGCGCAAGCACATGA
- the metG gene encoding methionine--tRNA ligase, whose protein sequence is MSGRTKFYITTAISYPNGVPHIGHAYEAIATDAIARFERLDGRDVFFLTGTDEHGLKMKQTAAKEGLTPLALADRNAARFVEMVEMLGISNDDFIRTTEPRHYEACAEIWRRMEAAGDIFTKKYGGWYSVRDETYYKEAETEVRDGGVRYATPTGTPVEWTEEETFFFRLSAYEERLLKHYEDNPDFILPVERKNEVVSFVKSGLEDLSISRSTLDWGIPVPDAPGHVMYVWVDALTNYITATGLLNTPQGERAGYWPADVHVIGKDIVRFHAVYWPAFLMSAGIDLPKRIFSHGMVLSKGEKISKSVGNVVDPSDLVRAYGRDQLRYFLLREVMFGQDGNYSPEAIANRINADLANNLGNLAQRSLSMIFKNCDGKIPEPGAFTAEDQALLSAADALYGLARGAMDRQAITPYLNAVWAVIADANGYFAAEEPWAKKKTDPARMGTILYVTAEVVRQFGILAQPAMPELAAKLLDLLALDEADRVFAKLGIAGRLAPGTAIPEPKGVFPRYVDPEEAAKADTPPKQKPQKGGKAPKSET, encoded by the coding sequence ATGAGCGGGCGTACGAAATTCTACATCACGACGGCGATTTCCTATCCGAACGGCGTGCCCCATATCGGGCATGCGTACGAGGCCATCGCAACCGACGCCATCGCGCGGTTCGAACGGCTGGACGGGCGCGACGTGTTCTTCCTGACCGGGACCGACGAGCACGGCCTCAAGATGAAGCAGACGGCCGCCAAGGAAGGCCTGACGCCGCTGGCGCTGGCCGACCGCAACGCGGCGCGCTTCGTCGAGATGGTGGAGATGCTCGGCATTTCGAACGACGATTTCATCCGCACGACGGAGCCGCGCCACTATGAGGCGTGCGCGGAAATCTGGCGGCGGATGGAAGCGGCGGGCGACATCTTCACGAAGAAGTACGGTGGCTGGTACTCGGTGCGCGACGAGACCTACTACAAGGAAGCCGAAACGGAAGTGCGCGACGGCGGTGTGCGCTATGCGACGCCCACAGGGACGCCTGTCGAGTGGACGGAGGAGGAGACGTTCTTCTTCCGGCTTTCGGCCTACGAGGAGCGTCTGCTCAAGCACTATGAGGACAATCCCGATTTCATTCTGCCCGTGGAGCGCAAGAACGAGGTCGTGAGTTTCGTGAAGAGCGGGCTCGAAGACCTCTCGATTTCGCGCTCGACGCTCGATTGGGGCATTCCGGTGCCGGATGCGCCGGGGCACGTGATGTATGTGTGGGTGGATGCGCTGACGAACTACATCACCGCAACCGGCCTCCTGAACACGCCGCAAGGCGAACGCGCCGGTTACTGGCCAGCCGACGTGCACGTGATCGGCAAAGACATCGTGCGCTTTCACGCGGTCTACTGGCCCGCGTTTCTGATGTCGGCGGGGATCGACCTGCCGAAGCGGATCTTCTCGCACGGAATGGTTCTCAGCAAAGGCGAGAAGATCTCGAAGTCGGTCGGCAACGTGGTCGATCCGTCCGATCTCGTGCGCGCGTACGGCCGCGATCAGTTGCGCTACTTCCTTCTGCGCGAAGTCATGTTCGGCCAGGACGGCAACTATTCGCCGGAAGCGATTGCAAACCGCATCAATGCGGATCTCGCGAACAATCTCGGCAATCTCGCGCAGCGCTCGCTGTCGATGATCTTCAAGAACTGCGACGGGAAGATCCCGGAACCGGGCGCGTTCACGGCAGAGGATCAGGCGCTGCTCTCGGCGGCGGACGCGCTTTACGGCCTTGCGCGCGGGGCCATGGATCGGCAGGCGATCACGCCCTACCTCAACGCGGTGTGGGCGGTGATTGCGGATGCCAACGGTTATTTCGCCGCTGAAGAGCCGTGGGCGAAGAAGAAGACCGACCCGGCGCGTATGGGCACGATCCTTTACGTGACGGCGGAGGTCGTGCGCCAATTCGGCATTCTCGCACAGCCCGCGATGCCGGAGCTTGCGGCCAAGCTCCTGGATCTGCTTGCGCTCGATGAGGCGGATCGCGTGTTCGCGAAGCTCGGGATCGCTGGCCGTCTCGCGCCCGGCACCGCGATCCCCGAGCCCAAGGGCGTGTTCCCGCGCTATGTCGATCCCGAGGAGGCGGCGAAGGCCGACACCCCGCCGAAGCAGAAGCCCCAGAAGGGCGGCAAGGCTCCTAAGTCCGAGACCTAA
- a CDS encoding DNA polymerase III subunit delta', translating to MARAPMLQEIEDLPEADRLDGFPHPRAARHVYGHEGAEALLEAAFASGRMHHGWLIAGADGIGKATLAYRFARYLLADPAERTPGSLDIDPGTRAARQVLALSHPGLLIIRRGWDPKGKRFPATIPVDEVRRLKSFLGRTSEDGAWRVVIVDRADELNIAAANALLKSLEEPPARTVFLLISSAPGRLLVTIRSRVRTLDLAPLGDEALKRAVTQAFSASGEEVGSGMPSPSEWERLARLSGGSARRLIALHAAKGLALSDRIAALLDTLPKVDWAAVHTLGDELSGQAAEQRFVLFFELLMDAVARLVAAEARGEGSDDERALAARLIGPARLATWAGLWERVAAARAEAAALNLDRKALILDVFSRLGAAARS from the coding sequence ATGGCGCGGGCGCCGATGCTGCAGGAGATCGAGGACCTGCCGGAGGCCGACCGCCTCGACGGGTTTCCGCATCCCCGAGCCGCGCGCCACGTCTATGGCCACGAGGGGGCTGAGGCGTTGCTCGAAGCGGCGTTCGCATCGGGGCGGATGCATCACGGCTGGCTTATTGCGGGCGCGGACGGCATCGGCAAAGCGACACTCGCCTATCGCTTCGCGCGCTATCTGCTGGCCGATCCGGCCGAGCGCACGCCCGGCTCGCTCGACATCGATCCCGGTACGCGAGCCGCGCGGCAGGTGCTCGCGCTTTCGCATCCCGGACTGCTGATCATTCGCCGCGGCTGGGATCCGAAGGGCAAGCGGTTTCCGGCGACGATCCCGGTGGACGAGGTGCGGCGCCTGAAATCTTTTCTCGGGCGCACGAGCGAGGACGGGGCGTGGCGCGTCGTCATCGTCGACCGGGCGGACGAACTCAATATTGCGGCCGCGAACGCGCTTCTGAAGTCGCTCGAAGAGCCGCCGGCGCGCACCGTGTTTCTGCTCATCTCGTCGGCACCGGGACGGCTTCTGGTCACCATCCGCTCGCGGGTGCGCACGCTCGATCTCGCGCCGCTGGGCGACGAGGCGCTCAAGCGGGCGGTGACGCAGGCCTTTTCGGCGAGCGGCGAGGAAGTGGGAAGCGGAATGCCGTCGCCGTCCGAATGGGAGCGGCTGGCGCGGCTATCGGGCGGGAGCGCGCGCCGCCTGATCGCGCTTCACGCGGCGAAGGGGCTCGCGCTTTCCGACCGCATCGCGGCCCTGCTCGACACGTTGCCGAAGGTGGACTGGGCGGCGGTACATACGCTCGGCGACGAACTCTCCGGGCAGGCGGCCGAACAGCGGTTCGTGCTGTTCTTCGAGCTTCTGATGGATGCGGTTGCGCGCCTCGTCGCGGCGGAGGCCCGGGGCGAGGGATCGGACGATGAGCGGGCCCTTGCGGCGCGGCTGATCGGGCCGGCGCGGCTTGCCACGTGGGCCGGCTTGTGGGAAAGAGTGGCCGCGGCGCGGGCCGAGGCGGCCGCCCTCAACCTCGACCGCAAGGCCCTGATCCTGGACGTCTTCTCCCGGCTCGGGGCGGCGGCCCGCAGTTAA
- the tmk gene encoding dTMP kinase codes for MTRGKFITFEGGEGSGKSTQAGRLAARLREAGAEVVLTREPGGTPLGERVREVVLEAVPEPVTELLLFAAARAEHVAKVIRPALSHGTWVVSDRFMDSTRVYQGMLAGVSPGLIAAVEYESVRPTFPDLTLVLDLPPEVGVARAVQRGALSRFDAADNTYHLNLREAFLAVARSEPERCVVIDANRDADAIADDVWRAVDERLLAGVR; via the coding sequence ATGACACGCGGAAAGTTCATCACGTTCGAAGGGGGAGAAGGCTCCGGCAAGTCGACCCAAGCCGGGCGTCTCGCTGCGCGACTGCGCGAGGCCGGGGCCGAAGTTGTTCTCACACGCGAGCCGGGTGGCACGCCGCTCGGCGAGCGTGTTCGCGAGGTGGTGCTGGAAGCGGTACCGGAACCCGTGACGGAGCTGTTGCTGTTCGCCGCCGCGCGCGCGGAGCACGTGGCAAAGGTGATCAGGCCCGCGCTATCGCACGGCACATGGGTGGTGTCGGACCGCTTCATGGATTCGACGCGGGTCTATCAGGGGATGCTGGCGGGCGTGTCGCCGGGGCTGATCGCGGCGGTGGAATACGAGAGCGTGAGGCCCACGTTTCCCGATCTCACGCTCGTGCTCGACCTGCCGCCCGAGGTCGGTGTCGCGCGGGCGGTTCAGCGCGGGGCGCTCTCGCGGTTCGACGCGGCGGACAACACCTATCACCTCAACCTGCGCGAAGCCTTTCTGGCCGTGGCGCGCTCGGAGCCTGAGCGCTGTGTCGTGATCGACGCCAACCGCGATGCGGACGCCATCGCGGACGACGTCTGGCGCGCCGTCGATGAGCGGCTGCTCGCCGGAGTACGTTAG